Genomic window (Lycium barbarum isolate Lr01 chromosome 2, ASM1917538v2, whole genome shotgun sequence):
AATGGGACGCCCACTCAACATAATGGGACGCCCACTTACAGGACAAGCATGGCAGACCAGCCAACTAAAGCAAGCACTCAACTTGAGTGCCCGGGGCCCATGACAGCAAGCTGTTCAGCACAGCCACACTTTTAGAGGCCCACTGTATAGCATAGGGCAGATTTTCCCCCTATAAAACGTGTAAGCCATTAGGGCAGAGTCATTCACTCAATTCCTCTTTGTATACTTGTAAAGACAGATTTATTGCATAAATCAGAAAAGGGCACTTGCCTCCCAAAACCTGTGTCTTTCTTCTTTAGCTTCTTGTGTGTGTTTGGCCTGAGAGTTATTCACTGCCTTCCGCCAGTGACATAGAGAGTTGGGCTGAAGCTTTGAGCGGTAGTTAAGACCTTCAACGCTGCCCCACGACGCCTTAGATTTTAGGCCCGTGACACAATGCTCTCATAGAGAAATTCGAGCTCAACAAGAAATGTATTTTGTTCTTATTTCTTCCTTAGTAAATCTACAATTTTTATGCTTATTAGCGCGTTCCTTTTACTTTTTATGCATATGTATTGTAACATTTAATACCTTGgtagaacaataacaacaacacacgCAGTCTAATTCCACAAGTAGAGTCCggggagggtaaaatgtacgcaAATCTTACCTCAATCTTTATGGGGAAAAATAAATTTAGGGATTAATGCCTTGGtcttttattttacttttctacttcaatttttttttttttatatttttcccATTAAATCTATTATTCTTTTTTTGTAAGAGAACATTATTCACGACCGCGCGAACAAGTACACTGGTATTAAATGCgagaaaacttttgaaattgTAATGAAATTGTGTATTAGCTGGAATGGTAAGGATTCCTAATTTGTCAttattcatcatcaatatcactGCACAATCGATGTCACTGCAAGAAGTTACAGTCAAGAGAGTGCATCATTCAATGTCATGCTCACCTAGCAATCCAGTTTATTATAAAGAAAGGCATAATTGTCCTTTTTAAACTCTGTTTCGAAATATCGGTTAAACACGTGATTTTGGAATTATAGGGTCCGGTTGGAAATTAACTTTTTATAAGTTTTTGAAAATGAGTTTTTCAAGTAAAAAGAAAATTCAATTCACAAAAATTTTAACATTTTTTCCAAAATGCATGTGAAAACACAATATCAACTTTTAAATATTACTTTCCACTTCTACTTCagataatagtttttttttttttttaaatatcacttaattcatgtcaaaatgatatgatatactccaaATTGTTTGAGGTGAAGTCATTACTCTTTTTCAAATCAGAATTTTCACTACGAAGTTCCAAGTGTAAAGaaataaaaacacaaaaaaaagcAATAGGATCCAATATATAATATTAGTGCATGTGTACATATATAcagtggcggagtcaggattttcaGTAAGAgggttcaaaaatatgaagaggtaaacatacgaagaagccaagggggtTTAACacctaccatatatacataaaaaaataattttaaccttcaatATACACTTTAATTTtctgccgagggggttcggatgaacccctcggttacacttggctccgcccctgcatatatacaatataattttttccataaaaagaaggagtgtcaaattatctattgcCTTCTCTTGAACAACGATAGCTCTAGACGAAAAAGTTTGATTATTGCTTTAGCGTTGTGGTGTAAAAGTGAATAGGTAGATCTAATTTATTTTAACATGAGTTTCACCACTATCAGGTGAAGTAAAACAAGACCACTGCTTTTGAAGTAATGCAAGGAGCGATATGATGCAAAGGGTAATTGGTAAAGGACCAGAGAAGGACGCATCCTGTTCGAGAGTGACCACTCCTTCCTTCGTCAATTTATTTGTCAGATTAACTTGACAGTTGAAATAAATTTTAATATATAAAGAAAGATTTTTTAATCTTATGATCTTGAACTAATACTTCATGTTAATGCATCAAAATCCTTTTAATTTGTGATCTTTAACATGTAATATGGGATGTTGAAATTAAAAAGTTATCAAATAAAAAAAGagacatttttttaaaatattaaacaaAATAAGACATACATATTGAAATATAAACCATTTTTCTTCTTTAATTTCTCTGATTTTCCGATGTGGCCCAACAGTCAACTACGCCTACAAAGCTTTAAATACATTTAAGTTGAAGATTTGACTGGGGCAGCCCCTACTGACCGGCATGATCGATCTCTGTTTAGAAGTGTCAGTGTACTTTCATTCAATATAAATGGCACTGTCTGTTGCCTGTTGCCTGTTGCCTGTTGCCTGTTGCCTGTTGCCTGTTCCACACACTCCCATTTTCTGATTCTCTAGTCTACTCCCCCTTAGCTGTCTCAAGCAGGCTGGTTGTACCTTGTTGGAAGCATGTGATGGAGTTTTTTAAGAGTTGAAGACTAATTGAAAAATATTCTCATATTTGGTTGATGAGTAAAAAGAAGTTAAAAATAATTAAGTACTAATAATATTAGGTGTGAAATTTTGGTAAGGGAAGATGATAAAAGGGGGACGAAATAGACCTAAGATTACGTGAAATGAAGTTATCTCAAAAAACCTACAAATCTTAGTCGCAATGCAAACTTAACTAGAGACATGGCACAATGGAAGAAAATTTTTATATATGTGGTATTTACTAACTAAaagtaggtatatatatatgacttattgtTCACTTTTATTTTATTCTCCTTGATGAGGACATGAAATACGCTTGAGTAAAGAGTTAAGAATTAAATAGCCGATCCCTACTCGTTTAAGATTGGGACGTAGTAATTGTTGTTATGATAATATTGGTAATTCGAAAAAATGTTTGAAGTGAAACGCTTGAGCGGTAAAGACAAATAAATTCTAGAGATATCCTGATTTGGATGGATTCTAATTGGCGATATAATCTCTATATGTCCTTTATAATAAAAATTTGAGTAGGAAAGAGTTGTGatcccgggattataatttcgggactaatttatctcatatCTTGAGACAattttataccatctaggagatggtataaaataatcctaCGATAAGTGATATAAGAAGGTATATCTCATCTTATCTATGGGATGcattttataatttatttgatacagaaatttataccttctaccaaacataaTACAAAAAATTAATGCTGAAATAATTCaacttataccatgcaccaaacgacccctaaatacTAGTTGCAACAAGTGATAGTATAAAGTTAATTTTCTTAAATAACTAGTTAGGATAAGGACCTAAAGATAATTTGCATCCAATTTGTCCTTGAAAGAGTGTTCACATCATCAAATCACACTAGACTTTGCTTACCTCACACATACGCAGTGCAACATACTCATGGAGACAATAATATGATATTCAAAAGACAAAAAGAATGGGCAAAGAAGGTAGGTGGAGAACTTAAGAATTTCCCCAAGTGAGAAATATCCACATTCTGGACTTAATTATTCTCTCACATAATTACTACAAAACGAGTAGACACCTAGCTAATAGCTACTAGTGCATCTATCATTTGTCCCCTAACTTCTATGTCCTAATATGAATCCAAAATAAACTAAAATCAAATGAAGTTTGGCTGAGACCAAAAGGGTgcaacatcaagattatgagcaTAACTTATCTATGCCTATCAACTATTGGATATGTATAATATAATATCAAACAAAAAACTCTATCCAACTCAAGATTTCATTTTGCATTAATGCAACCAAATTCCAGCCTAGAGCATAGCAGGTTTTCTATCAGAAGGGTCATCCCAAGGCTCtgcaacaacaccaaatccaccTTCCATTGAgcttaaaaaagctgaaaaccTGTTCGATGGAGTTCCACTTGCACCATTTCCTAAACCAAGAAAATCAAGTGTTGGAGGCCTGCTTCCGAACATCATAGACTGATGAGATATCGACGGACCCATCATCAAGTCCGTCAATCCTGAAGGACCATTAGTAGGAACTTGCACCCCAAGCCCGGTTGGTACCTCTACGATATTGCTCTCTAGCTTCACGCGTCCGAGAGAATTAGTCCTTCGGGCGAGTGAAATGTCATCCGGTGCAGAGGTACTTGATGACATAGCCAATCCGAGGCCACGAAGAAACGAGTTGTTCGAGGTTGTAGAGCCCATTTGGGCGGCTTTTTGAAGCAATGCAGTTGCAGATAATGccggttgtgttgttgttgagcCGTAATGCTGGCCGTGGCCTGTGTGTTCTAGGAATAAAGCTGGCCCATTATTGGACAAGTAAAACGAAGACGACAATGAGAGCGACATTGGTTCTACAGTCGTCATTTGCTCGGTCTCAATAACACGTAAAATATCCGAGTAAGACGAGTGGGCTTGCTCAGCTGAAGTCGACGACGATGGAAATACACTAGCAAACACCTTGCTACTACTAGGACCAGTAACAGCAGTAGTAGTGGACATTGTGGTGGATGTGGTAACGGTAGAAACGGGTGTTGTTGTACCTTGTGCTTGTTGTAATTGTACTCCGCCTTGATTTTGATTGTCTGGAGGCAATTCTGTCAACCagaaaagaacaaaagagaaaagaaaaaagagtttTATTCATTCAATCAAGAAAAAGATGCAATCTTTTTAAAAAATGGAGAATAAACTTTTGTAAGTTCGGAATCCCCAATCCAATATGAATCCCACTTTAAACAGAGACCTTTCGCATTAAAAAGCAGAAGCAATCATGAAATCTCTTTCCCTCACTCAGTGTCCCATCTTTTTTAATCCTTTCAAGTTTTCGATACTTGAGCACGTACTAGcattatatttttaattaattacaccATTTTATTATTCCTCCCTTCCCCCGTGGTCAAAACTATATTAAATGACTAAATAAATTAATGGTGAAAATCACACAAGAAGACGAAGATGCAGAAAAAAACAAGGACACTAATGGACAAATCAGaacccaaaaaaatatttttctaaaaaaaatcaaCATCACATGAAGAAACACACCCCTCAAGAATTAACAATTCAAAGAATCCAAGTTTTCATCCAAACGAGAGAAGCGTTTTCATAGACATACTTGTTGGCTTCTACGACGTTGACAAATTGCACATTATGCATGTGCAATACTAATAAGAACACGTAGAATTAGCCTTTATTTTTCGTGttttactctatttttttttttacctgaacTTTGAATTGATAGAACTGGAGAAAGAACTCCAGTTGATGGAGTTAAAGGTTGTGGTGGTGGACTAGAAGAAGACGACGCCACTTTTGTAACAGCTTCATCAACCTTCAAATCTCCTTCAGTATTTGTAACCAACGGTTGAGATCTTGCACTTTCTTGAGCCAATGCATCACAAAATGCTCTATGCGTTATGAAACTATCCCTCCTTCACCATCAAATAGAAAAATATTAGTCGGCGTTCCAACAACTTTGATTGAAATTGAACTTTTTACTTTATAAATCTCGGTGGATCGTGGCAGCAAAATCAGTCTATAACTTACAATACTTCATTCCGTGTACTTAAGTCATCTGCAAAGGTTGAAATTGAACTTGACTAAATCTTTTAGACCATTATTTCACTTGAAATATTTGTCGAGCAAATTTTTGAATAGTTACACTTACGAGGAGAAAAAAGTGCACCAAGATCACTCTGTCACTTACCATGCCATCTACAAAGGTTTAAAATATTTTCACTTACAAGGAGAAAGACGAGCAACAAGATCACTCTGTCAGTTACAATACCTCGATACGTATTAATTAAGTCGTCTACAAAAGTTGAAATTGAACTTGAATTGACTAAATCTTTTAGACCATTATTTCACTTGAAATACTCGAGCAAATTTTTGAATATTTACACTtacaaagagaaaaaagaaagagcTAAAATTAGTACCTGGAAAATAAAGTTCCACAATCACAACGATACTCTCTAGTACCACAAGTCTTCATATGTGCTTTCCAATCTGACTGCACAGCATACTTTTTGGTGCAACGTTCACACTTAAACTTTTTCTCACCATGTTTTCTACAAAAATGCTTCTTAATTCCTGTAAGATCACCTAAAGCTCTAGAAGGATCATGATGAACACACGTGGCTTCCGGACAAACGTAAACACGTTTTCTCACTTCATTACTCGTACGTTGTCGGAGTTTCCATGGCAAGTTGTGTCCCCTTCGATGTAGCTGTAAATTTTGGTCTCTTTGAAAACCTTTGTTACAAATCTCACACACGAATCTGTTTGTTGCCATTAGAGCTTTTGGTGATAGAGCTATTACTTCTGCTTCTGGATCTACAATCAAACCCTCCATTTTTAAGGGTAAAAAAAAAGTAGCAGAAATCCAAAAAGTTTAGATAGcttttggccatagattttgtgaaatttgaaaaatagtttttagaacttgaagatgtgtttggacatgcatttacATGGAAAAATTTGAAGTCTCTTGAGTGGAAGAATTTTTTTACCAAACTTGAAAAAGCGtacaaaatctatggccaaacgtcTGCTTAAGGAAATTGTAAGATTACTTTACCAGGATTGCCAGGAAGATTTCTTTTCCTCTTTACTGGAAATTTTTGTTGCGTAATTGTTTCTTGTAATGAAGCACCAGCTACTGTCATTGATGAGGATATTTCCATCTCTGCCATATTTAGCTAAGATAACTTGAACTTTACATGTGTTTTCAGCTCAACGTCAAGTCGTTAACACACTGTGCCTTTTTGCTTAGTTGAAAAAATGGGCAGTCAAAAACTTGATTTTGAAAGTGCTCCACACCATAAATGAATAcaagaaaatttaatttttacaaCTCCCAAAGCTAGAAATATTTGCTATTTTGTTTGGGGAATTGTTGTGTTCCCGGAAGAAGGAAACTTTTTTTCTTGAAGAAGAGAAAAATGGAAACAAGAGCTGCTTAATATTCACACATGGCGGCGCTTTGCTTTTTAGAACACGGAGAGAGTGAGAATGAAGAGACTATTTTTGAAAGCTGTCATCATAGAGATATGTAAAGTGAAACCATTTTCAACATTTCATTTTCTTAGCGGCGAGACTTGaagaaatgacaaaaatggtcccttacgCTTTACGTTTGAGGGTAGCTCAAAATAATTCTTTAagccccgtttggccataagaattattcactttattccaaAAAAAGAAATTACTTTTTCGGAATCACCATTTggttatgagaattttaattaTAACTTGGAGTTATATTTTTTaatatcaaaaactcaaaaaatttacttttttcactttttacgactataatttcaaaaattatggccaaacacaactcacAACTCCAAAATTCGagaaaaaagtaattttttttttgatatctaTGAACAAAAGGGTATGTACTTAacagttttgcttttaaaaatttGTCAAAAGTTAATATTTTTATTCTTCATCAATTTTTTATCGAACTTTATTTGTTAGATTCGATGAAAATTATGAATAAAAGTAACggaaactcacatttagagatataaattttacaattttaataatttttaatttatatttaGGCCCCatttgtccatagataccaaaaaaaaaattcactttttttgaaattttggagttggagttgtgtttggccataattttgaaattgtaattttggtgaaatgtagttataaaaaagtgatttttttttaaataatttttttgagtttttggtattctggaATACAACTTCACCAAACTCTGATTccggaaaaaaagtgaaaaaaaaatctggaataaagtgaataattcttatgacCAAACGGGGGCTTAGAGTCTGTTGCAACTTTTTGAGGTGTTTTTAtgctattttattatatatatttgtatCATCTAGTGTAATATCTTATGCTCCATTAGTATTTGAAGGAACTTTTTTggtaattttaatttaaaaaacaatcatagttctcatcaaatttaaCAAATAGAATTTGCTAGATATTTGACATAAATTAAAAGATttaaattttgacaaacttaaaggaccaaactGTTAAGTGTacatttaggggtcgtttggtacgtaGACAATATTATTTCACGATTATAATtctgggactaatttatcccatcttatagatgggataaaataatttcAGGATTAATGAGATAAGATAGGATATCCCATCTTTAAATTTGGGATGCACTTTATACTTTATTTGTTATAGGGTATTCTATCAAATATGGTATAAAATTAATCTCATAGTTAGTGTTGGGATATCCTAGCTAATACTGtataccaaatgaccccttaagggactattttaaacCCACTATCAAACTTAAAGGACCATTTTTATCATTTTGTCGACAAGACTGATTAACCAATGCATAGAGTTAGAAATGTTAACCATGGTTAATGCATTAAGGTCTAGTGTATCAGCTGCTTCTTTCCCAAGGATACGACTGATCTACTAAGCTCGTGCGATAAATCCAATGGTACACGTGGCATCATCTAGTTCATTGTGAGACACCTGTCGGAGGAACTCGGACTAATCAGTTCGTGGTTCAATAATTTGTCGTTTAGTGTATTGTCGCCGAAGTTTCCACCTTTCAATATTTTACGATAAACACAATGTTACCCCCTCGTTTTGCGTCAGATTTCTCTGATTAAATTAATTAAACGTGAATTTTGAATTAGTAGAAGCAAATTATTAATCAAATTAGTTTTTCGTTGAGTGGTTATGAACGTTGTTATAATATGCTGGATAATAACATTTGTCATGGATTGACAACTGAATATTGAACTCTCTAAAAGTGAATCTCCTATTCTTCCTTGATAGTTCAATAGTAGAGGGATCCATTGTTTATCCGTTGATAGTAGGTTCAAATCCTACTTAAAAACAACTGGTTGATTTAAAATTAGGAAATCCGAAATAAAGGGGCACATTTTGTCCCTAAAAAACAGAGAAATCTACACTCCTTGTCTTTATCTCTATTTTATCTATATCGTATCACTGTAAAATTAGAAATTCACTGTCAAAATCTCAGTCTATGTTTGATTATCGTCCATAactttaaattatttataaatagcCAATTAAGAAGTCTCATTTGTATTATTCTCTCAATAGGTAATAATGAATACTTGCTCTATTATTCTATCTAAGAAGAAAAATTAGGGGCGTATACGGAAAAAAATACCTGATCACAatacgtaattttttttttttaaaaaaaaaagagaagccaTTCAATTTAATCTATCTAATATTCATAACAGTAATGTTCGATTTAGTTTATGGTGTCAACGGTCAACCATGCAATCACGCATATGAAGAATTGAGGGAATTTAATAATGTAAGAATGGATTTGCATGAATTAATTACTAGTCCTAGTTGATATGTTTAGGGCATGGATTTGACGAGTAATACAACAGGAATGTCATTAGAGCAACGGCCACCGTGAAGAATGGATAAGGACGGTGGAAAGTGGACCATAAGGACAAATCCACA
Coding sequences:
- the LOC132627992 gene encoding zinc finger protein GAI-ASSOCIATED FACTOR 1-like isoform X1 → MAEMEISSSMTVAGASLQETITQQKFPVKRKRNLPGNPDPEAEVIALSPKALMATNRFVCEICNKGFQRDQNLQLHRRGHNLPWKLRQRTSNEVRKRVYVCPEATCVHHDPSRALGDLTGIKKHFCRKHGEKKFKCERCTKKYAVQSDWKAHMKTCGTREYRCDCGTLFSRRDSFITHRAFCDALAQESARSQPLVTNTEGDLKVDEAVTKVASSSSSPPPQPLTPSTGVLSPVLSIQSSELPPDNQNQGGVQLQQAQGTTTPVSTVTTSTTMSTTTAVTGPSSSKVFASVFPSSSTSAEQAHSSYSDILRVIETEQMTTVEPMSLSLSSSFYLSNNGPALFLEHTGHGQHYGSTTTQPALSATALLQKAAQMGSTTSNNSFLRGLGLAMSSSTSAPDDISLARRTNSLGRVKLESNIVEVPTGLGVQVPTNGPSGLTDLMMGPSISHQSMMFGSRPPTLDFLGLGNGASGTPSNRFSAFLSSMEGGFGVVAEPWDDPSDRKPAML
- the LOC132627992 gene encoding zinc finger protein GAI-ASSOCIATED FACTOR 1-like isoform X2, whose product is MAEMEISSSMTVAGASLQETITQQKFPVKRKRNLPGNPEAEVIALSPKALMATNRFVCEICNKGFQRDQNLQLHRRGHNLPWKLRQRTSNEVRKRVYVCPEATCVHHDPSRALGDLTGIKKHFCRKHGEKKFKCERCTKKYAVQSDWKAHMKTCGTREYRCDCGTLFSRRDSFITHRAFCDALAQESARSQPLVTNTEGDLKVDEAVTKVASSSSSPPPQPLTPSTGVLSPVLSIQSSELPPDNQNQGGVQLQQAQGTTTPVSTVTTSTTMSTTTAVTGPSSSKVFASVFPSSSTSAEQAHSSYSDILRVIETEQMTTVEPMSLSLSSSFYLSNNGPALFLEHTGHGQHYGSTTTQPALSATALLQKAAQMGSTTSNNSFLRGLGLAMSSSTSAPDDISLARRTNSLGRVKLESNIVEVPTGLGVQVPTNGPSGLTDLMMGPSISHQSMMFGSRPPTLDFLGLGNGASGTPSNRFSAFLSSMEGGFGVVAEPWDDPSDRKPAML